A window from Balaenoptera musculus isolate JJ_BM4_2016_0621 chromosome 8, mBalMus1.pri.v3, whole genome shotgun sequence encodes these proteins:
- the RRAS2 gene encoding ras-related protein R-Ras2 isoform X2, with the protein MSYFVTDYDPTIEDSYTKQCVIDDRAARLDILDTAGQEEFGAMREQYMRTGEGFLLVFSVTDRGSFEEIYKFQRQILRVKDRDEFPMILIGNKADLDHQRQVTQEEGQQLARQLKVTYMEASAKIRMNVDQAFHELVRVIRKFQEQECPPSPEPTRKEKDKKGCHCVIF; encoded by the exons TCCTATTTTGTAACGGATTATGATCCAACCATCGAGGATTCCTACACAAAGCAGTGCGTGATAGATGACCGGGCAGCCCGGCTAGATA ttctggaTACAGCGGGACAAGAGGAGTTTGGAGCTATGAGAGAACAGTATATGAGAACTGGCGAGGGTTTCCTGTTGGTCTTTTCAGTCACAGATAGAGGCAG ttttgaAGAAATCTATAAGTTTCAAAGACAGATTCTCAGAGTAAAGGATCGTGATGAGTTTCCAATGATTTTAATTGGTAATAAAGCAGATCTGGATCATCAGAGACAG GTAACGCAGGAAGAAGGACAGCAGTTAGCACGACAACTTAAGGTAACATACATGGAGGCGTCAGCAAAGATTAGGATGAATGTAGATCAAGCTTTCCATGAACTTGTCCGGGTTATAAG GAAATTTCAGGAGCAGGAATGTCCTCCTTCACCAGAACCAACacggaaagaaaaagacaagaaaggctGCCACTGTGTCATTTTCTAA